One genomic window of Nicotiana sylvestris chromosome 10, ASM39365v2, whole genome shotgun sequence includes the following:
- the LOC138879525 gene encoding uncharacterized protein, with protein sequence MSCAVYTDHRSLQHLFNQMDLNLRHRRWLEMLKDYDITILYHPSKADMVVDSLSRKAESLGSLAFISVEERPLALDNQSFANRLVRLDILEPSRVLTCVIAQSSLLEQIKARQFNDPHLMVLRETILQGGAKEISSDKDGVLRLQGHLCVPNIDGLRERILEEAHSSRYSIHPDATKMHLDLSSIIGGVG encoded by the coding sequence atgTCTTGTgcggtttacactgatcatcgcagcttgcaACATTTGTTCAATCAaatggatctcaatttgaggcaccGCAGATGGCTTGAgatgctgaaggattatgatattaccattctttatcatccgagcAAGGCTGATATGGTCGTAGATTCCTTGAGCAGAAAGGCAGAGAGtttgggtagcttggcattcatttcagtagaggagaggccactagctttggataATCAGTCCTtcgctaacagacttgtgaggttggacattttagagcccagccgagttcttaCATGCGTCATTGCCCAATCTTCACTATTGGAGCAGATCAAGGCTCGACAGTTTAATGATCCGCACTTGATGGTTCTCAGAGAGACGATACTACAAGGTGGTGCCAAGGAGATTTCTAGCGACAAGGATGGTGTTCTACGACTCCAAGGtcacctatgtgttcctaatatcgATGGCTTGAGGGaaaggattctagaggaggcacatagttctcggtattccattcatccagatGCTACGAAGATGCATCTTGACCtgagcagcattattggtggcgtaggatga